The window GCTAAAGATTTTGCTGTTGATACTTTTTCTTGCCGATCTTTTTTATTTTCAATTAAACGTTCTTGATGCAGTTCATTTTTAAATCCAATCGTACTGAATGTCAAAGCAATAGCAGAAATTAAAAAAAGGATTGACGAAAAAAGCAATGTTATACGAATAACTTTGCTCTTCTTTTTAAGTATTAGCATTATCGTACCTGCCGCTAAGACTATAAAAAAAATCAACGATAAAACAAGTGTTAAAATAAATATTCTTTCCATTTTTCTCGCTTAAACGATATTAAAAAATAAAGTTTAAAAATATAAATCCTTCTGTATTTTCCAGCCAATTACAAATCCCTTCCAAGAATTGGAATGACTAAGTTCATTATAAGGTTAAAAAGAAATCAATTCAGCTATTTGCTTAGCTATTATTAAACATTACTATAAATTTTCATTAATCCGATTCGCCATATAAACGGCAAATTCTTTAAGTTTTGCTTGTTCATATTTTTGATTCACAAAGGTCAGACCCCTGCTTCGATATTTCCCAATAGCCTGTTGAATAACATTAGAGAATACTTTCGGAAGATTATCTAAAACTCATAATCCACCAGATAATTTTGAAGTTATTAAACGATCTTTTTTATACACTGGAGCACGACACAGATTTAAAATTATGCACATCGGCTCACTAGTTATTTCGACAATAGCGGAATTAAAATCGTAAAGTATACTTGTTTTTTTATTATAGCAACCAAGGATATAAGAACCATGTAAATAGATTCCGATTAATTTTTCCGCCAAGATTTTTTTATAACCAATCTTAAGCAATGATAATAATTCATCAGTTCTTGTCATCAAAGAAATCATACCAAATATTTTAAAATCATAAATATAAAAAGAATCGATATAAAAATATTGTTGTTAAGTAATTATAATCCCTTATAATACTTGTTGCCCACTCCTGAAGCACGTTTCTAATTCTTATAAATTATCAAGGGCAAGAATATCGCCTTTTCTTGGATCACAAGCCTTCTAGCAAATAAACAAGCACCGTAGAAACAAATTAAAATTTGTCAAAATTTTAGTAAAAGGAAGCGTTTTCTAGTAATTGAAAGCGATTCCTTTATCTTTTGATATAGAAATCACAGAATCTTCCATTTATAATTATTTCAGGGAGAACTGATAAACATGCCTTTACTGGGAGCTTTTAGTTTAATCTTTGCGATTTTTGCCGCTTTGTTCTGCTTAAGTTATGAACTGTTAGAAAAGGATCAAAGACATAAATTAATTACTTTGCTATAGTCCTAATCAGCATGATAATACTGATAATTTCAGTATCAATATCAGGCACAAAAACTAAATTTACAGAAATAACTTTCAATAAAGAAAAAATAGCAAGTATAAAGAAAATCATTGAAAAAGAAAAATTTTATCAAAAGATGTAGTCAATTCAGATAGCAATGTAGAAAATAATCAAATCAAGATTAATTCTGATGAACAATCTTTAAATTTATCTTACAAAGAAGTGTCCGGCCAAAATTTACGCAATGAATAAATGACTGATATGTTATCTGTTCAAGGACTAACAACTAAGTATGAGAAAACTTGCATGATGAGATATTTCATAAACGAAGAAATCAACAAATCAATTGCATATTCAATGAAAAATATTTCCAAAAAACAAGCTGAAGAAATAAGTACAACAATGACTTATGGAGTTTTCGGATACTAAATGTTATCTTTAAACAGATTGAAAAAGGTTACTGTACTCTAATAATTATGGAACATCCATAATTATTAGAGTACAGTAACCTTGTATTCGAATTCCAATAGGAATATAGATTGATTTTAAAGTTAAAAAATAAAATTTTAAGGATCATAACAATGGAAAAGACTGATTTTAACAAATTCATGGAAGAAGTTAGCAAATTGAATGATGATCAAGACAAAATTTTTTTGGCTTCTGATCTAAGAAAACTCGAAAGTGCTGGTCAAAGCGAAGAAGCATTAATAAAAAACTTAAAACATGCGATCAGCGAAAACTTAATTAAAATTGTTGAAAAACAAGAAAATTGGCATCCTGAAGATTATCTTGAAAAATACGATATCAAAATAACAAAATCCGGGCAAAATTTTATTAATTCAATTAATGATAATTAAAGAATTTTAAAAAAATAAGTTTTTCAGTCAATCTAATAAAATTGTTGAAAAAATTATTTTTATTGTGATTAGGCTCAAAAGACAGCTTATTTTGAGATATTGATAAATAGACAATTTTACAGGAATTTAGTCAATACATAAATTATCAACAGAAATTTATCATAAAGTGTTCCTTAATGGGACACTTTATTTTTTAAAGTTGCGCCGCTTGCCTAACCAATATGCCAAAGCTAACAGTAGTAGAACAATAAGTGCAACCAAAGAGAACCAAATCCATGAATAATTGTGCTTAATAACAATTTTTTTATTAACACGGGCAGCTGTCTTCTTAGAAATTGTAAACTTTTTAGAAAAATCCCAATGTCTGCTGCCGGACTGTGCCTCAAGTTTTAAAGTATATTTCCCAGCCTTGATGCTTTCATCATTTGTGCTAATAGCATAATTAAAATTTGAATTAGGAGCCATCTGCATGTTTGTTTTGGAACTTTTAGAAATAACTGTGCTTCCATCACTATCAAGGACCTCAGAAGTTATCTTTAGTTGTCCAAAAACCGTTGGCGTTTGATTGGAAATTTTGGCCAGAATTACGGGAACTTTATTGCTCGAGGCTGGTTTGACATTTTCTAAAAGCAACTTAGTATGAACAACTTTATCTTGTTCGGACAAAAAGACTGGGATTGCGACTGCATAAGTATTTTTTAATTGAATGCCGCTGCTACTCTTGCTACTGCTTTTCTTTTCATCTTGATTATTTGTCTCTTCTTTAATATATAGTCCACCGACAACCGTTCCGGAAAAACTTTTTTCTGGAATCTTTATTTTAAAAGTCAATGTTTTAGACTTCCTGGCTTTTAAACTCACCCTTTGAACATGACCGGCCATTTTTGAAAATAATAATTTTCCTTTAACCTTCTTGCCTGTATTTCTAAGATTATATTGAATCAAACCAGATGCCCCAGTATAGGCAGTATTGGGTTCGACCTTAAATGTTTTCAAAGAGCTACTTGTATTTTTTATAGTTATTTTCATCGTCTGTACAGTGGCTGGATTGACTTTTAATTCAAAATAATCCTTATGATTATTGGTATCTGGTTGCACTGGTTTAACTGTAAAACCGGCTTTTGTTTGTGCACTGACGCTAAAACTGCTAATTAACAAAAGGCCTAACAAAGTTACCAGGACCAAATTGAAACGCAGAAAAAATTTATGCATAGACTTCCTTTAACCTCCTTAACAAAATAAAAACCAAAGAAATTGATCTCTGGTTTACATAAAGAACTAGAAAACAAAACAATTATCCAGCAGTTGGAATAGACGCATTAGCCGTTAATACCCAGTTAACACTTCCTGAATAAGCACCGGCTAGAACGTTAGTATCTTGGCCAAGAGTAATCGAAGTATTAGTGGAGCTAAGTGCTTGAGTCAATGTTCCGCCAGTCGAAGCAGAATTATCCCAAACCGTACTGAGAGTGCTTCCATCGGTTGAAGGAGTAACACTAATATCGTTAACAGTCAGTGATGATACATCAAGTGTATTATCTCCATCAGTTAAGTCCGTAACTCCGGCCGCAAGAGACCAACCGTCGCCTGAACCGGTATCATCTGTGACTTGAATGCTTCCGGCCGTATCCAGCGGACTATTTACAGTTGAAGTCGCATTAGCGATATCGCCAACGCCTACAGAAGTAAAGGCAAGATCCGGAACACTATCTAAAGATAACGTTCCAGCGGTGACACCTACACTAGCTGTGCTGGTTCCTGTTGTATCGGCATATACACTGCTAATGGGACTAACTAATGCAAATAGTCCTAATGACAGTGACGCTAATAACGATAACGGACCAATCTTTGACAATTTTTTCATAAAAAACTCCTAAGCCTTTTTAAAAAGGCTTTACTTAAATGCAATTATTTTATTAAACGAGATTCACTTTCAGTCATGCGCCATACATTCACGGTCTTCTACATTATGGGTAGACGCTAAAAATTCACTTTTTACAAAGCTGTTTTCTTAAAAAAGATCAATATTTTATCAATAATTTTTCTTTTTTAAATTAAAAGGATTGATTTGATAGTCTTTAGTGATTCTTAGTGACTTTACTCACTATTAAATTTATTATGCTAGAATTTAGGCGCCTGTAAGTTTAGGGTCTACCCATAGCGTAATTAAAATAAAATTGTTAAACTAAAATTAATAATTATTACTTTAGAATGTTTAATAAATATTTGGATACTATAAAAAATGAAAATTGCTTACGCACGGGTCTCTTTCTCAAGAACAAAACTTAGCTCGGCAAATTGCCCGCTTAAAAGCCGTTCCAGTCGATCGAATTTTTACTGAAAAACAATCGGGTAAAAATTTTAGCGAACGAAATAAATTACAAAACTTATTAGTTTCTCTTAAAAAAGGGGACATTGTTTATGTGACCAGTCTTGATCGTTTGGGTCGCAATGCCAATGACTTGACTAAGCTAATTCAACTAATACGAGAAAAAGGTGCTACATTTCAAAGTCTGGATTTACCAGATTTTTCGGCCATTCCAGATCCAAATTTGCGAAACATGCTAAACGACATATTGTTAACCGTTTTTAAATTTCAAGCACAAAGTGAGCGGGAAAGAATTCACGAACGTCAAAGACAAGGAATCGAAATAGCTAAAGCTAAAGGAATCTACAAGGGTCGTCCGGTTCTATACAGTGCTTTAACGAATAATGTTCATAGACGATCAATATATTTGGCTATTAAAAAAGACTTGAAACACGGTGGATCGGCAATTCAATTAGCAAAAAAATATGGTGTAAGTCATAGTACGGTTTATCGCATTAAACACGAAATACGTTTATAATGCAAAAGTTAAATATGTAGAAAAGATAAAATAAGCATAATTTTAATGAAAATAATAAATCAATATTTGGATCTTAAACAAAAATCGTTAGGCTAATCTCTAACGATTTTTTAATTTACCCATTACTAATAATGATTCTATAAACACACTTATTAAATATATGCCTGTTTGCCAATTCTTTTAAACGGTTGGCAACTTAGCAAGTATCCTTTCGGCCAATAAAATATTCCCCTTTTATTAGATCAACGAATAAAAAATTCCCCGCTTGTCACATCAGTTTCAAAACAGTATCGATAATTAATTCATTACTTGATTTAAATAAAAACATGATTTTCATCATTCTTAGAATCAAACAATAAAAAATTTGAGGCAAAACAATTATATTTTATAGCTTAAAGCACAACTCGACTGTTAATTTAGTGGCCGGAGAAATTATATTCAGTATATGTTAGTAAGATATTTAGTCGTACAAATATTTCAATTGCGAAAAAACTTATGCATATTTGTTAAAAATTAGTCGGAAGAAGGGCGGAAAGAAAACAATAAAATTAATGACGATATAATTTTGTGTGCAAACTGCTTAGTTATCGCTGATTTTTATGCCTGAAAATATATCTAAATAGTAGCTGAAAACCCTTGTAGGAGTAAGAAAAAAAGCGTTATATCAGTGATCCTATTGGATCACTGATATAACGCCCTAAAGGTGGTAACGGGAATCGAACCCGTGATAACGGTTTTGCAGACCATCGCCTTACCGCTTGGCTATACCACCAAAAAAGTCACCTATAAAATCATAGCAAAAAGAACGAGAAAATGATTAAAGACTTTATAATTTAAGTATGAACCCAATAAAATTATTTGCCAGTGACATTGATGGAACTTTTGTTAATGATAAAAAAACATTTAATCAAAAACTTTTTCAAGCAACTTTAGACAAAATGAACTTCAATCATCAGTTCTTCGTAGTTGCTTCTGGAAGATCTTATAATCGCATTGTTCAAGTCTTTAAAAATTATATTCATAAATACAATATTAGTTTCGTTTCTCAAAATGGTGCTTCGGTGTTCGTTAATGGGAAAAATATTTTTAGTTCTCCAATTGACACGGGACTTTTGGAAAAATTTTTTTATGCCTTACCAGATTTAAGTATTAAACCAGATCGAATAGTTTTCGAAGGAGATTTAAATACCTATGCTCCTGATTATCAGGAGCAAGCAAAGTTAAATGAAATAAGTATTTATAATCCAAAGTTAAAGATAATTCATAACTTTTCAGAAATAAATGAACCAATTGAAAAGATCGCTCTTTTTTGGAAAAGCGTTGATCAAAAGCTGATGGCCGAAGAACTAATTTCTAAAACAGAAATCAAAGGGGTCCGGGCCACTTCTTCAGGATATGGAGCAATGGATATTATTAATCGTGGAATTTCAAAAGCAGTCGGTTTACAAAAGCTCGGGGCATACCTAGGACTCCATCATGATGAAATGGCAGCCTTTGGAGATGGAGAAAATGATTTGGAAATGCTTTATTACGTCGCCTATCCTTTCGTTATGCCAAACGCCCCGGAATTTATTAAAAAACAGTTTTCCGGTGAACAAATCGCCTTATCAGATAATAATCATGACGGTGTTTTAAAAACAATTGAAAAGATGATTGAATAATAAAGTTTTCGATTAAAGTTTAATTTCTATTTTTTGACTTTTATTAATATTTATTTCTCAGAATATCCAATATAAAAACCGTTAGTTTAATTACTAACGGTTTTAAAATAATTAATTAATTATTCCGATGACGAGCTACCTTTTCACGTTCGTTGGTCTTCAAAATAATCTTGCGAAGACGCGTATTTTCAGGAGTAACCTCAACTAATTCATCATCATTTAAGAATTCAATTGATTCCTCGAGTGTTAAATGGGTCGGTGTCTTAATAATCGCCGTTTGATCCTTATTTGAAGAACGGACATTACTTTGTGCTTTCATACGGGTAATGTT of the Oenococcus sp. UCMA 16435 genome contains:
- a CDS encoding DUF3324 domain-containing protein is translated as MQLKNTYAVAIPVFLSEQDKVVHTKLLLENVKPASSNKVPVILAKISNQTPTVFGQLKITSEVLDSDGSTVISKSSKTNMQMAPNSNFNYAISTNDESIKAGKYTLKLEAQSGSRHWDFSKKFTISKKTAARVNKKIVIKHNYSWIWFSLVALIVLLLLALAYWLGKRRNFKK
- a CDS encoding HAD-IIB family hydrolase; translated protein: MNPIKLFASDIDGTFVNDKKTFNQKLFQATLDKMNFNHQFFVVASGRSYNRIVQVFKNYIHKYNISFVSQNGASVFVNGKNIFSSPIDTGLLEKFFYALPDLSIKPDRIVFEGDLNTYAPDYQEQAKLNEISIYNPKLKIIHNFSEINEPIEKIALFWKSVDQKLMAEELISKTEIKGVRATSSGYGAMDIINRGISKAVGLQKLGAYLGLHHDEMAAFGDGENDLEMLYYVAYPFVMPNAPEFIKKQFSGEQIALSDNNHDGVLKTIEKMIE